One Calonectris borealis chromosome 16, bCalBor7.hap1.2, whole genome shotgun sequence DNA window includes the following coding sequences:
- the VASN gene encoding vasorin: MNQLILCTLLLLAPRELAGACPAGCQCQDPKTILCAARRGHTVPRGLPPNTLSLYVFENGITMLSEDSFAGLPALQLLDLSQNKITSIQKNIFQPLTELVNLDLSSNQLQEITNETFHGLRLLERLYLQRNRIQHIHAAAFDTLENLLELKLQNNQLWAVPPLDLPNLLLLDISWNKIPAIAPGAFHAVNIESLKIAGLGLTSLNEELFQAQNNLHELDVSDNLLERVPAVLRRLGSLTKLSLAGNARISQLPAEDFHNLHNLQELDISNLNINTIPRDFSGFFPRLRAVTAAGNPFNCICQMSWLVQWVNASSVVLRRPEETRCHFPPKNSGKLLHHLQYADFGCPTTTTTTTTSTTPRTTTLPPPAPLPTSSRPAPQPSTAAPTPGARAPQGSSTPVPFSGPPAPSSPPPPICPPRTCLNGGTCHLGAQNHLECLCPEGFAGAYCQVEVRGTTPSPATQAPPPGRRISIAQVSSTSLKVDLQNYVQSKAQLKGIRLSYRNLSGPDKRPVMLRLPASLSEYTVRALKPNCTYRVCIGPLGEKVSKEEHCAEAQTLPVSHQQHSPVTQSKDSNLTLMIVPALAAVLLLVVVVTAGTYYRRHRRAKAHAGAGVDASPLELEGVKACLENGDLSSHGRKVPEAAMLSGGSECEVPLMQSHYPSNNNTPGLKPSYF, translated from the coding sequence ATGAACCAGCTGATCCTTTGCACGCTGCTTCTCTTGGCCCCCCGGGAGCTGGCTGGGGCatgtcccgcaggctgccagtgCCAAGACCCCAAGACCATCCTGTGTGCGGCCAGACGGGGCCACACCgtgccccgggggctgccccccaaCACCCTCTCCCTCTACGTCTTTGAGAACGGCATCACGATGCTCAGCGAGGACAGCTTTGCGGGCCTGCCCGCCCTCCAGCTCCTGGACCTCTCGCAAAACAAGATCACCAGCATCCAGAAAAACATCTTCCAGCCCCTGACGGAGCTCGTCAACTTGGACCTGTCCTCCAACCAGCTGCAGGAGATCACCAACGAGACCTTCCACGGGCTGCGGCTGCTGGAGCGGCTCTACCTGCAGAGGAACAGGATCCAGCACATCCATGCTGCTGCCTTCGACACGCTGGAGAACCTGCTGGAGCTGAAGCTGCAGAACAACCAGCTCTGGGCCGTGCCCCCCCTTGACCTGCCCAACCTCCTGCTGCTGGACATCAGCTGGAACAAGATCCCCGCCATTGCGCCAGGGGCCTTCCACGCCGTCAACATCGAGTCCCTGAAGATTGCGGGGCTGGGCCTGACGAGCTTAAACGAGgagctcttccaggcccagaacaACCTCCACGAGCTGGACGTCTCTGACAAcctgctggagcgtgtcccggCGGTGCTGCGGCGGCTGGGGAGCCTCACCAAGCTCAGCCTGGCTGGCAACGCCCGCATCTCCCAGCTGCCGGCGGAGGACTTCCACAACCTTCACAACCTCCAGGAGCTGGACATCAGCAACCTCAACATCAACACCATCCCTCGGGATTTCTCCGGCTTCTTCCCCAGGCTGCGGGCCGTGACGGCCGCCGGCAACCCCTTCAACTGCATCTGCCAGATGAGCTGGCTGGTGCAGTGGGTGAACGCCAGCAGCGTGGTCCTCCGGCGGCCCGAGGAGACGCGCTGCCACTTCCCCCCCAAAAACtccggcaagctcctccaccaccTGCAGTACGCCGACTTCGgctgccccaccaccaccaccaccaccaccacctccaccaccccGCGCACCACcacgctgccgccgcccgcgccgctcCCCACCAGCAGCCGCCCGGCGCCGCAGCCCAGCACTGCCGCTCCCACCCCGGGGGCCAGGGCCCCCCAGGGCAGCTCCACGCCGGTGCCCttcagcggccccccggcccccagcagccccccaccacCCATCTGTCCCCCTCGCACGTGTCTGAACGGTGGCACCTGCCACCTGGGTGCCCAAAACCACCTGGAGTGCCTGTGCCCGGAGGGTTTTGCCGGGGCGTACTGCCAGGTGGAGGTGAGGGGGACGACGCCGTCCCCGGCCACgcaggccccgccgcccggccggcggatCAGCATCGCGCAGGTCAGCAGCACCTCCCTCAAAGTGGACTTGCAGAACTACGTCCAGTCCAAAGCGCAGCTGAAGGGCATCCGCTTGAGCTACCGAAATCTCTCCGGGCCGGACAAGCGGCCGGTGATGCTGCGTTTGCCAGCTTCGCTCTCCGAGTACACGGTGCGGGCGCTGAAGCCCAACTGCACCTACCGCGTCTGCATCGGGCCCCTGGGGGAGAAGGTCTCCAAGGAGGAGCACTGCGCCGAGGCGCAGACCTTGCCCGTGAGCCACCAGCAGCACTCGCCCGTCACCCAGAGCAAGGACAGCAACCTGACCCTGATGATCGTCCCCGCGCTGGCCgccgtgctgctgctggtggtggtggtgaccGCTGGCACGTACTACCGCCGGCACCGCCGGGCGAAGGCGCATGCCGGCGCCGGGGTGGACGCCAGCCCGCTGGAGCTGGAAGGGGTGAAAGCCTGCCTGGAAAACGGGGATTTGAGCAGCCACGGCCGCAAGGTGCCGGAGGCGGCGATGCTTTCCGGCGGCTCCGAGTGCGAGGTCCCGCTCATGCAGTCGCACTACCCCAGCAACAACAACACCCCGGGGCTCAAACCCTCCTATTTCTGA
- the CORO7 gene encoding coronin-7 isoform X2 translates to MDRQPGDAAGESVPGHENNKDSRLLWMGSSDCLISVGFSQMREREVKLWDTRRFSEAMLTVALDTSPGAAIPLYDADTGLLVLAGKGENLLYCFEVAPAQPALTQVTQCRAEGSTRGLAAVPRLALDVMACEVLRVLQLTDTALVPVSYLVPRKSVQDFHEDLFPDCAGMLPATSAQAWWAGDSQQVRRVSLHPARRSTETFSSPVIASTQLQAADASSTDADADQSEASGYSSPSSLASPSSATTSLSASTGPSSGFASSPSQKSLQNILGPSSRFRHAQGRVLHRDTHLTNLRGLSLTTPGECDGFCANHQRVALPLLSAGGQIAVLELSKPGRLPDAAAPTIQNGAAVADLSWDPFDPRRLAVAGEDAKIRLWRIPEGGLRETLREPEAVLRGHTEKIYSIRFHPMASDLLVSSSYDMTVRIWELSTGREALCLRGHTDQIFSLAWSPDGKKLATVSKDSRLRLYEPRRSPQPQQEGPGPEGGRGARLVWVCGGDYLLVSGFDSRSERRILLYRAQALPEGPLAVLGLDVAPSTLLPFYDEDTGVVFLTGKGDTRVFLYEVTPEPPYFLECNSFTSNEPHKGFVFLPKTACEVREVEFARALRLGQSTLEPVAFHVLRVKKEYFQDDIYPPTRVWWEPALGGSAWLAGEDGQQRCASLRPADMTPVSEAPKEAPARKFVPASVYLEEKSDEQKKEELLSAMVARLGNRDDPLPQDSFEGVDEDEWD, encoded by the exons GGCGGCCATCCCACTGTATGACGCCGACACGGGGCTGCTGGTGTTGGCGGGGAAG GGAGAAAACCTCCTGTACTGCTTCGAGGTGGCACCTGCGCAGCCGGCGCTCACCCAGG TGACCCAGTGCCGGGCGGAGGGCAGCACGCGGGGCCTGGCCGCAGTGCCGCGCCTGGCCCTGGACGTCATGGCCTGCGAGGTGCTCCGCGTCCTGCAGCTCACCGACACCGCCCTCGTCCCCGTCAGCTACCTGGTGCCACGCAAG TCCGTCCAGGACTTCCACGAGGATCTGTTCCCCGACTGCGCCGGGATGCTGCCGGCCACCAGTGCCCAGGCCTGGTGGGCAGGGGACAGCCAGCAG GTGAGGAGGGTGAGCCTGCACCCCGCACGGAGATCCACAGAGACCTTCAGCTCCCCCGTCATCGCCAGCACCCAGCTGCAAGCAGCCGACGCCAGCTCCACCGATGCCGACGCTGACCAGAGC GAGGCCAGCGGCTACTCCTCGCCGTCCTCACTGGCCTCGCCGAGCAGCGCCACCACCTCCCTCTCGGCCAGCACCGGCCCCTCCAGCGGCTtcgccagcagccccagccagaaGTCGCTGCAAAACATTTTGG GGCCCAGCTCCCGCTTCCGGCACGCGCAGGGCAGGGTGCTGCACCGCGACACCCACCTCACCAACCTGCGGGGGCTCAGCCTCACCACGCCGGGCGAGTGCGACGGCTTCTGCGCCAACCACCAGCGCGTCGCCCTCCCCCTGCTCTCCGCTGGCGGCCAGATCGCCGTCCTCGAG CTCTCCAAGCCGGGCCGTCTCCCCGACGCGGCCGCGCCCACCATCCAGAACGGCGCGGCGGTGGCCGACCTCTCCTGGGACCCCTTCGACCCGCGGCGCCTTGCTGTCG CGGGTGAAGACGCCAAGATCCGGCTGTGGCGCATCCCCGAGGGAGGGCTGCGGGAGACACTGCGGGAGCCCGAAGCTGTCCTCCGAG GTCACACGGAGAAGATCTACTCCATCCGCTTCCACCCCATGGCATCCGATCTCCTGGTCTCCTCCTCCTACGACATGACGGTGCGGATCTGGGAGCTGAGCACCGGGCGGGAAGCCTTGTGCCTGCGGGGACACACCGATCAG ATCTTCAGCCTGGCCTGGAGCCCTGATGGGAAGAAGCTGGCGACGGTGAGCAAAGACAGCCGGCTACGGCTCTACGAGCCCCGGCGCAGCCCTCAGCCTCAACAG GAGGGTCCGGGTCCCGAGGGGGGCCGTGGAGCGCGCCTGGTTTGGGTTTGCGGTGGCGACTACCTCCTGGTGTCCGGTTTCGATAG CCGCAGCGAGAGGAGGATCCTCCTGTACCGGGCGCAGGCTCTGCCCGAGGGACCCTTGGCCGTCCTTGGCCTCGACGTGGCCCCTTCCACCCTCCTGCCCTTCTATGATGAGGATACTGGCGTTGTCTTCCTCACCGGCAAG GGTGACACCAGAGTTTTCCTCTATGAGGTGACGCCCGAGCCCCCCTATTTCCTCGAGTGCAACAGCTTCACCTCCAACGAACCCCACAAG GGCTTCGTCTTCCTGCCCAAAACGGCGTGCGAGGTGCGGGAGGTGGAGTTCGCCCGGGCGCTGCGCCTCGGGCAGAGCACCCTCGAGCCGGTGGCTTTCCACGTGCTACGCGTCAAG AAGGAGTATTTCCAGGACGATATCTACCCGCCGACCCGCGTCTGGTGGGAGCCGGCCCTCGGCGGCAGCGCCTGGCTGGCGGGAGAGGACGGGCAGCAGCGCTGCGCCAGCCTGCGGCCAGCCGACATGACACCAG TGAGCGAGGCCCCGAAAGAGGCTCCGGCGCGGAAGTTCGTCCCTGCGTCCGTGTACCTGGAGGAGAAGTCTGACgagcagaagaaggaggag ctcctgagTGCCATGGTAGCCCGGCTGGGCAACCGGGACGACCCGCTGCCCCAGGACTCCTTCGAGGGGGTGGACGAGGACGAGTGG GACTAG
- the PAM16 gene encoding mitochondrial import inner membrane translocase subunit TIM16 — translation MAKYLAQIILVGAQVVGRAFMRALRQEFAASRAAADARGRSERPQSAAASRIIGISLQEAQQILNVSNLNAEEIQKNYDHLFKVNDKSVGGSFYLQSKVVRAKERLDEELRIQAKDEKEKGWKAET, via the exons ATG GCCAAGTACCTGGCGCAGATCATCCTGGTGGGGGCCCAGGTGGTCGGACGGGCCTTCATGCGGGCGCTGCGCCAGGAGTTCGCAG CGAGCCGAGCGGCAGCAGATGCGCGAGGACGCTCGGAGAGGCCCCAGTCCGCCGCCGCTTCCAGGATCATCGGCATCAGCCTCCAGGAAGCTCAGCAGATCCTCAATGTCTCGAACCTCAACGCGGAGGAGATCCAGAAG AACTACGACCACTTGTTCAAGGTGAACGACAAGTCGGTGGGAGGCTCCTTCTACCTGCAGTCCAAG GTGGTGAGAGCCAAGGAGAGGCTGGACGAGGAGCTCCGCATCCAGGCCAAGGACGAGAAGGAGAAAGGGTGGAAAGCCGAGACGTGA
- the GLIS2 gene encoding zinc finger protein GLIS2, producing MHSLEEPLDLKLSISKLRAAREKRGVPGPRPRGPQRPDAPPAGDGRGGSRGGRRAVPASPSPGLLAHSRLVEPRDGHFPAVPVVDLSLSPRSGGESPAGSASLSPERQGSGDLPGPLTPHDFQSLRYIDGLPSSFQFFLPLGAGGALHLPPAAFLPPSKEKRLPPELPLPKQLVCRWSKCNQFFDLLQDLVDHVNDFHVKPEKDAGYCCHWEGCARHGRGFNARYKMLIHIRTHTNEKPHRCPTCNKSFSRLENLKIHNRSHTGEKPYICPYEGCNKRYSNSSDRFKHTRTHYVEKPYSCKMPGCHKRYTDPSSLRKHIKAHGHFVSPEHPEMLKVHPPPKTPLGSAEMPYVNGAQLVIPNPAALFAPPGLPALPIPLAPAPLDLSALGCGAAGALPALPGPVLPLNGGPLNLAKSPLLPSPFTAGLGLPVMSLLAGGAKAEGEKGSGAEGRPPKAGKGPESRKERGERTEPGRPRVPPESLALLPGAVLDLSAGVSSGGSPEALPPGWVLIPPGSLLLKPAAVN from the exons ATGCATTCGCTGGAGGAGCCGCTGGACCTCAAGCTGAGCATCTCCAAGCTGCGAGCCGCCCGGGAGAAGCGGGGTGTCCCTGGCCCCCGACCCCGCGGTCCCCAGCGCCCGGACGCCCCGCCGGCCGGGGATGGCCGAGGGGGGAGCCGAGGGGGTCGCCGGGCCGTGCCGGCCTCGCCGTCCCCCGGCCTCCTGGCACACTCCAGGCTGGTGGAGCCGCGGGACGGGCACTTCCCCGCCGTGCCGGTGGTGGACCTCAGCCTCTCGCCCCGCTCCGGTGGGGAGTCTCCGGCCGGCAGCGCCTCGCTCTCCCCCGAGCGCCAGGGCAGCGGGGACCTGCCCggccccctcaccccccac GATTTCCAGTCCCTGCGCTACATCGACGGCCTCCCCAGCTCCTTCCAGTTCTTCCtgccgctgggggcggggggggccctgcACCTGCCCCCCGCTGCCTTCCTGCCCCCCAGCAAGGAGAAGCGTCTCCCCCCCGAGCTGCCCCTGCCCAAGCAGCTCGTCTGCCGCTGGTCCAAG TGCAACCAGTTCTTTGACCTCCTGCAAGACCTGGTGGACCACGTCAATGACTTCCACGTCAAACCCGAGAAGGACGCGGGGTACTGCTGCCACTGGGAGGGCTGCGCCCGCCACGGCAGGGGCTTCAACGCCag GTACAAGATGCTGATCCACATCCGGACACACACCAACGAGAAGCCGCATCGCTGCCCCACCTGCAACAAGAGCTTCTCCCGCTTGGAGAACCTGAAAATCCACAACCGCTCGCACACAG GCGAGAAGCCCTACATCTGCCCCTACGAAGGCTGCAACAAGCGTTACTCCAACTCCAGCGACCGCTTCAAGCACACCCGCACCCACTACGTGGAGAAGCCCTACTCCTGCAAGATGCCGGGCTGCCACAAACGCTACACCGACCCCAGCTCCCTCCGCAAGCACATCAAAGCCCACGGCCATTTCGTCTCCCCCGAGCACCCGGAGATGCTCAAGGTTCACCCGCCTCCCAAAACGCCCCTGGGTTCGGCGGAGATGCCCTACGTTAACGGGGCGCAGCTCGTGATCCCCAACCCCGCCGCCCTCTTCgctcccccggggctgccggcgttGCCCATCCCTTTGGCGCCGGCACCCCTCGACCTCAGCGCCTtgggctgcggggccgccggcGCCTTGCCCGCCCTGCCGGGTCCCGTCTTGCCCCTCAACGGCGGCCCCTTGAACTTGGCCAAGAGCCCACTGCTGCCCTCGCCCTtcacggcagggctggggctgcccgtcATGTCGCTGCTGGCCGGCGGGGCCAAGGCCGAGGGGGAGAAGGGCAGCGGGGCCGAGGGGCGGCCGCCCAAAGCGGGCAAGGGGCCGGAGAGTCGGAAGGAGAGGGGCGAAAGGACggagccggggcggccgcgggtcCCCCCCGAGAGCCTGGCGCTGCTGCCGGGGGCCGTGCTCGACCTCTCGGCCGGCGTCAGCTCGGGGGGCAGCCCCGAGGCGCTGCCGCCCGGCTGGGTGCTCATCCCCCCCGGCTCCCTGCTGCTCAAACCCGCCGCCGTCAATTGA